The Providencia sp. PROV188 genome includes a region encoding these proteins:
- a CDS encoding M13 family metallopeptidase, which yields MRIKVLAMMVGLSTLSFAPHLLAKELSYGQQKIVLSDTIVPGNDFYQYVNHDWINKAKIPTGMPRINSFVDLYLSTEKQTQAIIDELKQAPEGSLDHNQKNIRNLYLSYLDEASIEKAGLTPIKSDLAAIAKAKDHNDISRLMTLPGYTSVLSYWVDLDAKAPDTYILYLGQGGLGLPNRNYYLDDTPQMKEIRKNYIAYIATILKLAGEKDVKKKAQQIFDLEKSIAEVHWSPEARRDTIKNYHPMTLAEMKKFTDGFAWDSFIQHWKLTDQQLAKVVVENDTAVEKTAQIFAKTPVSVLKDYLTFQYVNDHASYLNKTLSDARFDFYSKKLNGVEKQRTRQERALQTVNSLQGEPLGQIYVEKYFNPQSKEKIQDLVSYVRGTFNARLKDNDWMDEQTRQEALKKLEQFTVKVGYPDKWNDFSTINLKPNTLMDNFKQVEAWSYNDAMSKIGQPVRKWEWGMTPQTINAYFNPVQNEIVFPAAILQAPFFDPNVDPAYNYGAIGAVIGHEMGHGFDDQGSLYDGTGQLRNWWSDSAKAHFKEKTAKLVDQYNGFAVDGQKVNGELTLGENIGDLGGLNIALSAYKQFAKENYPNGEPPIIDGMTGLQRLFISWARTWQELSNKESERNKILTDPHSPNQFRANGVVRNIDDWYTTFGVDKDNALYLAPEKRIKIW from the coding sequence ATGCGTATAAAAGTTTTAGCCATGATGGTCGGTTTATCAACCCTATCCTTTGCGCCTCACTTATTAGCGAAAGAGCTATCTTACGGTCAGCAAAAAATCGTGTTATCAGACACCATCGTGCCGGGTAATGACTTTTACCAATATGTTAACCATGATTGGATTAATAAGGCGAAAATCCCAACGGGCATGCCACGAATTAACTCTTTCGTGGATTTGTATTTAAGTACCGAAAAGCAAACTCAAGCTATTATCGATGAATTAAAGCAAGCCCCAGAGGGCAGCTTGGATCATAATCAGAAAAATATTCGTAACTTATATTTAAGCTATTTAGATGAAGCTAGCATTGAAAAAGCGGGTTTAACGCCAATCAAATCCGATTTAGCGGCTATTGCAAAAGCCAAAGATCATAATGATATTAGCCGTCTGATGACGCTGCCGGGTTATACCTCCGTGCTCTCTTATTGGGTAGATTTAGACGCCAAGGCGCCAGATACCTATATTCTGTATCTTGGTCAAGGTGGACTTGGGTTACCTAATCGTAATTACTACCTTGACGATACCCCGCAAATGAAAGAGATCCGCAAAAACTACATTGCGTATATTGCGACAATCTTGAAATTAGCTGGCGAAAAAGACGTTAAGAAAAAAGCGCAACAGATCTTCGACCTTGAAAAATCCATTGCTGAAGTGCATTGGAGCCCAGAAGCTCGCCGTGACACCATCAAAAATTATCACCCTATGACCCTCGCTGAAATGAAGAAATTTACCGATGGCTTTGCGTGGGATAGTTTTATTCAGCACTGGAAGTTAACCGATCAGCAACTGGCGAAAGTGGTGGTTGAGAACGATACGGCGGTAGAAAAAACGGCACAGATTTTTGCCAAGACCCCGGTTTCAGTCCTGAAAGATTACCTAACGTTCCAGTACGTGAACGATCATGCAAGTTATTTAAACAAAACCTTATCTGACGCACGCTTTGATTTTTACTCGAAAAAACTCAATGGCGTTGAAAAACAGCGGACTCGTCAAGAACGCGCTCTTCAAACAGTCAATTCACTGCAAGGTGAGCCTCTCGGACAGATTTATGTAGAGAAATATTTCAATCCACAATCTAAAGAGAAAATTCAAGATTTGGTCAGTTATGTGCGCGGTACCTTTAATGCACGTCTGAAAGATAATGATTGGATGGATGAGCAAACTCGCCAAGAAGCACTGAAAAAGCTAGAGCAGTTTACGGTAAAAGTCGGCTACCCTGATAAATGGAATGATTTTAGTACCATTAATTTGAAACCGAACACATTGATGGATAACTTTAAGCAAGTGGAAGCATGGTCATATAACGATGCCATGAGCAAAATTGGTCAGCCTGTTCGCAAATGGGAATGGGGCATGACACCACAAACCATCAATGCATATTTCAATCCAGTACAAAATGAAATTGTGTTCCCTGCCGCTATTTTGCAAGCTCCATTCTTCGACCCAAATGTGGATCCTGCTTATAACTACGGTGCGATTGGTGCAGTAATTGGTCATGAAATGGGTCACGGTTTTGATGATCAAGGCAGCTTATATGATGGTACAGGTCAGCTACGCAATTGGTGGAGCGATAGTGCCAAAGCGCATTTTAAAGAGAAAACTGCCAAGTTGGTGGATCAATATAATGGCTTTGCTGTCGATGGTCAAAAAGTGAATGGTGAATTAACTCTCGGTGAGAATATTGGTGATTTAGGCGGTTTAAATATCGCGCTAAGCGCTTATAAGCAATTTGCTAAAGAGAACTACCCAAATGGCGAGCCACCTATTATTGATGGTATGACTGGCTTGCAGCGTCTCTTTATTTCATGGGCCAGAACCTGGCAAGAGTTGTCAAATAAGGAATCCGAGCGCAATAAAATCCTCACTGATCCACACAGCCCAAATCAGTTCCGCGCCAATGGTGTTGTCCGTAATATTGATGATTGGTACACCACCTTCGGCGTCGATAAGGATAACGCCCTGTACCTCGCACCGGAGAAACGAATTAAGATTTGGTGA
- the sodC gene encoding superoxide dismutase family protein gives MKFKLCLLAALFTTGAAYAAQTTVELKEATAKGEGKTIGEVVISETEYGLLFTPKLSGLQAGGVHGFHVHENPSCEAGEKDGKTVPALKAGGHLDPAKTGVHKGPYDKTGHLGDLPGLVVDSQGNATYSVLAPKLKSLKDVQNRALMVHAGGDNYSDHPEALGGGGARMACGIIPSS, from the coding sequence TAGCGGCACTATTCACAACTGGTGCAGCGTATGCGGCACAAACTACGGTAGAGCTGAAAGAAGCAACAGCTAAAGGCGAGGGAAAAACCATTGGTGAAGTGGTGATTTCTGAAACTGAATACGGATTACTCTTCACGCCAAAACTATCTGGTTTGCAAGCAGGTGGTGTGCATGGTTTCCATGTGCATGAAAACCCAAGTTGCGAAGCGGGTGAAAAAGACGGTAAAACTGTACCCGCATTAAAAGCGGGTGGACATCTAGATCCAGCTAAAACAGGGGTTCACAAAGGGCCTTATGACAAAACAGGTCACCTCGGAGATTTACCGGGCTTAGTGGTTGATAGCCAAGGTAATGCTACCTACAGCGTGCTAGCGCCAAAATTAAAATCCCTGAAAGATGTCCAAAACCGCGCACTGATGGTGCATGCGGGTGGGGATAATTATTCCGATCATCCAGAAGCGTTGGGCGGTGGTGGGGCAAGAATGGCTTGCGGCATCATTCCTTCGTCATAA